One Sinorhizobium arboris LMG 14919 genomic region harbors:
- a CDS encoding YkvA family protein, with amino-acid sequence MMRLKDWARAIKRDVHALWLAARDPRMPWYAKAFAFAIAAYALSPIDLIADFIPVLGYLDEVILLPLAILLAIRLVPAEIMAEHRATAAAAPKKPFNRGGAIFIVALWALAAVSITWWFIPTAAK; translated from the coding sequence ATGATGCGGCTCAAAGACTGGGCGAGGGCAATCAAACGGGACGTGCATGCTCTGTGGCTCGCGGCCCGCGATCCTCGTATGCCCTGGTATGCGAAGGCGTTCGCCTTCGCCATAGCTGCCTATGCGCTCTCGCCCATCGATCTGATTGCCGACTTTATTCCCGTCCTCGGATATCTCGACGAGGTGATCCTCCTGCCTCTGGCAATTTTGCTAGCAATTCGGTTGGTGCCGGCAGAGATCATGGCGGAGCATCGGGCGACTGCTGCCGCCGCCCCAAAAAAGCCCTTCAATCGGGGTGGCGCAATTTTCATAGTCGCGCTGTGGGCCCTGGCTGCCGTCTCGATCACATGGTGGTTCATACCGACCGCTGCAAAATAG
- a CDS encoding cold-shock protein: protein MASGTVKWFNSTKGFGFIQPDDGSADVFVHISAVERAGLSTLKEGQKVSFEVTQDRRSGKTSADNLRAL, encoded by the coding sequence GTGGCTTCAGGAACGGTAAAGTGGTTCAACAGCACCAAAGGCTTCGGCTTCATTCAGCCCGACGACGGCTCGGCGGATGTCTTCGTGCATATTTCGGCAGTAGAGCGTGCTGGGCTCTCCACTCTCAAGGAGGGTCAAAAAGTAAGCTTCGAAGTTACCCAGGATCGTCGCTCGGGCAAGACTTCCGCGGACAATCTTCGCGCACTCTGA
- a CDS encoding DUF2934 domain-containing protein: MDGHEHNREERVREGAYEIWEREGRKHGDHERHWEEAEAELKNEESGTDSPRRSSGPSDGRETAENMSEPVSPSGAGKQKSNNKNAA; the protein is encoded by the coding sequence ATGGATGGCCATGAACACAACAGAGAGGAGCGGGTCCGCGAGGGTGCCTATGAGATCTGGGAGCGCGAAGGCCGCAAGCATGGCGACCACGAGCGCCATTGGGAGGAGGCTGAAGCGGAACTGAAAAACGAAGAATCCGGAACAGATTCCCCCAGGCGCTCATCTGGTCCGAGCGACGGCCGAGAAACCGCAGAAAACATGAGCGAACCCGTCTCTCCTTCAGGAGCCGGCAAGCAAAAATCAAATAATAAGAATGCAGCTTAG